A section of the Flavobacterium sp. CG_23.5 genome encodes:
- a CDS encoding enoyl-CoA hydratase/isomerase family protein — protein MNYENILIATENNIATVTINRPSKLNALNASTISDLHKAFKTLGKNNEIRVIILTGSGEKAFVAGADISEFANYSIEEGMQLAAEGQEKLFDYIENLKTPVIAAINGFALGGGLELAMSCHFRVASDNAKMGLPEVSLGLIPGYGGTQRLPQLIGKGRAMEMIMTAGMISAEDGYRTGLVNQVVPQAELLEFCIGIAQKIMKNSPYAIGKAIKAVNANFKEGKNGFETEIKAFGKCFGTEDFKEGTTAFLEKRKAVFTGK, from the coding sequence ATGAACTACGAAAATATCTTAATTGCAACCGAAAATAATATTGCAACGGTTACCATCAATCGTCCTTCAAAACTAAATGCCTTAAATGCAAGCACTATTTCTGACTTGCATAAAGCCTTTAAAACATTAGGGAAAAACAATGAAATTCGTGTTATTATATTAACTGGTAGTGGTGAAAAAGCTTTTGTTGCCGGAGCAGATATCTCAGAATTTGCCAATTATTCTATCGAAGAAGGGATGCAATTAGCTGCTGAAGGGCAAGAAAAATTATTTGATTATATAGAAAATCTAAAAACTCCCGTAATCGCAGCTATTAATGGTTTCGCTCTTGGTGGCGGTTTAGAATTAGCGATGTCATGTCATTTCAGAGTTGCTTCTGATAATGCTAAAATGGGACTTCCGGAAGTTTCACTGGGATTGATTCCCGGTTATGGAGGGACACAACGTTTACCTCAACTTATTGGTAAAGGTCGTGCAATGGAAATGATTATGACCGCAGGAATGATATCTGCCGAAGATGGATACCGAACTGGCTTGGTAAATCAGGTGGTGCCGCAAGCAGAACTTTTGGAATTTTGTATAGGTATTGCACAAAAAATAATGAAAAACTCCCCTTACGCTATTGGCAAAGCCATAAAAGCAGTCAATGCCAACTTCAAAGAAGGTAAAAACGGATTTGAAACGGAAATAAAAGCTTTTGGAAAATGTTTTGGAACTGAAGATTTTAAGGAAGGGACAACTGCCTTTTTAGAAAAAAGAAAAGCGGTATTTACTGGGAAATAG
- the hemC gene encoding hydroxymethylbilane synthase, with the protein MAEKVIRIGTRDSELALWQAHNVEKRLNDLGYKTEIIAVKSTGDIILDKPLYELGITGIFTKTLDIAMINGQVDIAVHSMKDVPTALPIGIVQAAVLERASTLDILVHNGNLDFLNESGTIATGSLRRQAQWLNKYPTHKVVDLRGNVNLRMKKLKEGDWNGAIFAAAGLERINLKPENYINLDWMIPAPAQGAMLVVAMQDDAFTLDALSQLNNIETEIVTYIERQFLKTLEGGCTAPIGALAIYNEEEDNIHFQGVLFSLDGKEKIEVDKIVPIEEWKKLGFYAAQKVLNNGGTKLMTEIKNNLKK; encoded by the coding sequence ATGGCAGAAAAAGTTATTAGAATAGGAACTCGCGATAGTGAACTCGCGCTTTGGCAAGCCCACAACGTCGAAAAAAGACTCAACGATTTAGGATATAAAACCGAAATTATAGCTGTTAAATCTACTGGAGATATCATTCTTGACAAACCACTTTATGAATTAGGAATTACAGGAATTTTCACCAAAACACTTGATATTGCTATGATTAACGGTCAGGTCGATATTGCTGTACATTCGATGAAAGATGTCCCTACGGCTTTGCCAATAGGGATTGTACAGGCAGCAGTTTTAGAGAGAGCAAGCACCTTAGATATTTTAGTACATAATGGCAATCTTGATTTTCTTAATGAATCAGGAACTATTGCTACAGGAAGTTTGCGTCGTCAGGCACAATGGTTAAATAAATACCCTACTCATAAAGTAGTTGACTTACGCGGAAACGTAAATTTGCGTATGAAAAAGTTGAAGGAGGGAGACTGGAACGGAGCTATTTTTGCGGCTGCTGGTTTAGAAAGAATCAACTTAAAACCGGAGAATTACATTAATTTAGACTGGATGATTCCCGCACCCGCTCAAGGAGCTATGCTCGTTGTTGCTATGCAAGATGATGCGTTTACATTAGACGCTTTATCTCAGTTAAATAATATTGAAACCGAAATCGTAACGTATATAGAACGTCAGTTTCTAAAAACTTTAGAAGGTGGTTGTACGGCGCCTATTGGAGCTTTGGCAATCTATAATGAAGAGGAAGATAACATTCATTTTCAGGGAGTTTTATTTTCGCTTGACGGAAAAGAAAAAATTGAAGTGGACAAAATTGTTCCTATCGAAGAATGGAAAAAATTAGGTTTCTATGCTGCTCAGAAAGTCTTAAATAATGGCGGAACAAAATTGATGACGGAAATTAAAAATAACTTAAAGAAATAA
- the hemH gene encoding ferrochelatase, producing MKGVLLVNLGSPESPTPKDVKPYLDEFLMDKYVIDVPFLLRALLVRGIILQTRPKKSAAAYAKIWWDEGSPLVVISKRMHAKVKQLVDVPVSLAMRYGNPSLLSGLQELHDKGVNEVMLFPLYPQHAMASTTTILELAEEHRKKYFPEMKFTIVPAFYNKPDYLKNLADSIKSHLEGYDYDHLLFSYHGIPERHIRKTDITKSHCKIDGSCCNTPSPAHEFCYRHQCYETTKQVVKLLGIPEGKYSQTFQSRLAGDKWLTPYTDVEVNKMPEKGIKKLAVVTPAFVSDCLETLEEIAMEANHEFKVHGGEEFLAIPCLNDGDDWCKTVSNWINDWALPLDSKEEAIGSKKANA from the coding sequence ATGAAAGGTGTATTATTAGTCAATTTAGGTTCCCCGGAAAGTCCAACTCCAAAAGATGTAAAACCTTATTTAGATGAATTTTTAATGGACAAATACGTAATTGACGTTCCGTTTTTGTTGAGAGCATTGTTAGTTCGCGGAATTATTTTGCAAACCAGACCTAAAAAATCAGCTGCGGCTTACGCCAAAATATGGTGGGACGAAGGTTCACCACTTGTCGTTATATCAAAAAGAATGCACGCAAAAGTGAAACAACTCGTTGACGTTCCTGTTTCATTGGCCATGCGTTATGGAAATCCATCTCTATTATCTGGTTTACAAGAACTGCATGATAAAGGCGTGAATGAAGTGATGCTTTTTCCCTTGTATCCTCAACATGCGATGGCGTCTACAACTACCATTTTAGAACTAGCTGAAGAACACCGCAAAAAGTATTTCCCAGAAATGAAATTCACGATTGTTCCTGCATTTTACAACAAACCGGATTATTTAAAAAACCTTGCTGATTCTATAAAAAGTCATTTGGAAGGTTATGATTACGACCATTTATTATTCTCCTACCACGGAATTCCGGAGCGACACATTCGTAAAACGGATATCACCAAATCACATTGTAAAATTGATGGTTCTTGTTGCAACACGCCCTCACCAGCGCATGAATTTTGCTACCGTCACCAATGTTACGAAACGACCAAACAAGTTGTAAAACTATTGGGAATACCCGAAGGAAAATACAGTCAGACATTTCAATCCCGATTGGCAGGAGACAAATGGCTTACGCCTTACACGGATGTTGAAGTGAATAAAATGCCTGAAAAGGGAATTAAAAAATTGGCAGTTGTAACACCGGCTTTTGTTTCGGATTGTTTAGAGACATTAGAAGAAATTGCCATGGAAGCCAATCACGAATTTAAAGTTCATGGAGGCGAAGAATTTCTAGCCATTCCATGTTTAAATGATGGTGATGATTGGTGCAAAACCGTAAGTAATTGGATTAACGATTGGGCTCTGCCATTAGACTCAAAAGAAGAAGCGATTGGTTCTAAAAAAGCAAACGCTTAA
- a CDS encoding CopD family protein, with protein MEYYNYLKSLHLIFVITWFAGLFYIVRLFVYQIEAAQKPSPEKEILQKQYKIMTYRLWYIITWPSAILASIFAFWMLLFTDLGQAWLKMPWMHVKLGFVFVLYLYHGKCQQIFKQLQNDEVKYTTNFMRLWNEGATIILFAVVFLVILKNAVNWIYGVVGIFLFSILIMLGFKFYKRIREKK; from the coding sequence ATGGAATATTATAATTACCTTAAATCTCTACACCTCATCTTTGTTATTACTTGGTTTGCCGGGTTATTTTATATTGTTCGCTTGTTTGTTTATCAAATTGAAGCTGCACAAAAACCATCTCCGGAGAAAGAAATTTTGCAAAAGCAGTACAAAATAATGACGTATCGTCTATGGTATATTATCACTTGGCCATCGGCAATTTTAGCAAGTATATTTGCTTTTTGGATGTTGTTATTTACTGATTTAGGGCAAGCTTGGTTAAAAATGCCTTGGATGCACGTGAAACTTGGCTTTGTATTTGTTCTGTATTTATATCATGGAAAATGCCAACAAATATTCAAACAATTGCAAAATGATGAAGTGAAATACACGACAAATTTTATGCGTTTGTGGAATGAAGGAGCCACAATTATACTTTTTGCAGTGGTGTTTTTGGTGATTTTAAAAAATGCTGTAAACTGGATTTATGGAGTAGTTGGAATTTTTCTTTTTTCGATTCTAATTATGCTCGGATTTAAATTTTATAAACGCATTCGAGAAAAAAAATAG
- a CDS encoding helix-turn-helix domain-containing protein yields MGSQEIIKIEDDFTLIRFQNDSTEAFQAQREVSSGLIQFHFGLKGNAKFIFNQGNYALELKEEKSLLLYNPQKELPLNLELAPNSWVISVIISIKKFHALFSTEADYITFLSADNKDKKYYNEGNISPSMAIVLSQLFHYSLHPSIKNLYYKGKGYELLSLYFNRTEDPNAEQCPFLIDEDNVMKIKKAKEIIIANMAEPPGLQELADEIGLNLKKLKMGFKQIYGDTVYGFLFDYKMDFARKLLDSGSYNVNEVGLKIGYSTGSHFIAAFKKKFATTPKKYLMSINPNM; encoded by the coding sequence ATGGGTTCTCAGGAAATTATAAAAATTGAAGATGACTTTACCCTAATTCGTTTTCAGAATGATAGCACTGAAGCCTTTCAAGCCCAACGCGAAGTAAGCAGCGGATTGATTCAGTTTCATTTTGGATTGAAAGGAAATGCAAAATTCATCTTCAATCAAGGGAATTACGCTTTGGAACTAAAAGAAGAAAAATCGTTGCTTTTATACAATCCTCAGAAAGAATTACCTTTAAATCTGGAATTAGCGCCTAATTCTTGGGTAATTTCCGTTATTATTTCCATCAAAAAATTTCACGCCTTATTTTCGACAGAAGCCGATTATATCACCTTTTTAAGTGCAGACAACAAGGATAAAAAATATTACAACGAGGGAAATATTAGCCCGTCGATGGCTATTGTTTTATCTCAATTGTTTCATTACAGCCTGCATCCGTCGATAAAAAACCTCTATTACAAAGGAAAAGGATACGAATTATTGAGTTTGTATTTCAACCGAACCGAAGATCCAAATGCAGAACAATGTCCGTTTTTAATAGATGAAGACAATGTAATGAAGATTAAAAAAGCCAAAGAAATCATCATTGCCAATATGGCCGAACCACCCGGATTACAGGAATTGGCTGATGAAATCGGTTTGAATCTAAAGAAACTGAAAATGGGTTTCAAACAAATTTATGGCGATACCGTTTATGGTTTTCTGTTTGATTACAAAATGGATTTTGCCCGAAAATTACTGGATAGCGGTTCTTATAATGTAAATGAAGTGGGATTGAAAATTGGATATAGCACCGGAAGTCATTTTATTGCTGCATTCAAAAAGAAATTTGCCACCACGCCAAAGAAATATTTAATGTCCATTAATCCAAATATGTAG
- a CDS encoding MATE family efflux transporter gives MNVSAEELGTQDIKKLLIKQAVPSSIGILFMSVNILVDTIFVGQWIGSLAIAAVTVVLPITFLISSLGMAIGVGGGSVLSRALGAKNSEKAIDTFANQIMMTFLLSFVFVVFGLFFSTEMLVLFGAKGAIMKPAREFFFPIIISVPFLALCMMGNNIIRAEGKAKFAMIAMIIPAFANIALDIVFIKFMNLGMFGSAMASAISYFMCFLFVLWFFVFKSELTLRARHFKFKMPIIKEITELSIVTFSRQGVVSILAIILNHTLYTYGGEHSVAIYGIISRMLMFALFPILGITQGFLPIAGFNYGAGNYERVKETVQLSIKYSALLATLIFIVILVFAKPIVAIFTIDPEVIAETPDALRWVFAASPIIAVQLIGAAYFQAAGKAKKALLLTLSKQGFFLIPLVLILPNFLGIFGVWIAFPIADVLSTILTGYYLKKEMNIKLIKTTDGIL, from the coding sequence ATGAATGTTTCTGCCGAAGAATTAGGAACACAAGACATCAAAAAACTCTTGATAAAACAAGCGGTTCCGTCTTCTATTGGCATTTTATTTATGTCGGTTAATATTCTGGTGGACACTATATTTGTTGGGCAATGGATTGGTTCCTTAGCAATCGCTGCGGTAACGGTTGTTCTGCCTATTACCTTTTTGATTTCTTCTTTAGGAATGGCGATTGGAGTAGGTGGCGGCTCTGTACTTTCGCGAGCTTTGGGCGCTAAAAATAGCGAAAAAGCAATAGACACTTTTGCCAATCAAATCATGATGACTTTTTTATTGTCGTTTGTTTTTGTCGTGTTTGGCCTTTTCTTTAGTACTGAAATGTTGGTGCTTTTTGGCGCAAAAGGAGCCATCATGAAACCTGCAAGAGAATTCTTTTTTCCCATCATCATTTCAGTACCTTTTTTGGCGCTTTGTATGATGGGAAACAATATTATCAGGGCCGAAGGCAAAGCGAAATTTGCTATGATTGCCATGATTATTCCCGCTTTTGCAAATATTGCCTTAGATATTGTTTTTATAAAATTCATGAATTTGGGAATGTTTGGGTCGGCAATGGCTTCGGCAATTTCTTATTTCATGTGTTTTCTTTTTGTGCTTTGGTTTTTTGTCTTTAAAAGTGAACTGACACTAAGAGCGAGACATTTTAAGTTTAAAATGCCAATTATAAAGGAAATCACTGAATTGAGCATTGTCACTTTTTCGAGGCAGGGCGTCGTGAGTATTTTAGCCATTATCCTGAATCATACTTTATATACGTATGGAGGCGAACATTCGGTGGCTATTTATGGAATTATCAGTCGGATGTTGATGTTTGCTTTGTTTCCAATTCTGGGAATTACCCAGGGTTTTCTGCCCATTGCTGGCTTTAATTATGGCGCCGGAAATTATGAACGAGTTAAAGAAACGGTACAGCTTTCGATAAAATACTCCGCGCTTTTAGCTACATTAATTTTCATCGTTATTTTAGTTTTTGCTAAACCTATAGTTGCGATTTTTACTATTGACCCAGAAGTAATTGCAGAAACACCTGATGCACTTCGTTGGGTTTTTGCTGCTTCTCCAATTATTGCCGTTCAGTTAATTGGTGCAGCCTACTTTCAAGCCGCCGGAAAAGCAAAAAAAGCATTGCTTTTGACCTTAAGTAAGCAAGGATTTTTCCTGATTCCACTAGTGCTGATACTACCAAATTTTTTAGGTATTTTTGGAGTATGGATTGCATTCCCCATAGCCGATGTTTTGTCAACAATATTAACTGGCTATTATCTAAAAAAAGAAATGAATATAAAATTGATTAAAACTACCGATGGAATATTATAA
- a CDS encoding uroporphyrinogen-III synthase yields the protein MSQTSILSTKTLSDEQRQAFLAANFDLLEQDFIEIKNNLFELNTINTNLIFSSQNAVLSLMEQNGWEALKTKSVFCVGIKTKDLLELNGFKVDVYMDYASELAEIITLIYNKESYTFLSGNLRKETLPQALKNEGITFNEIEVYQTKLAPFKISDQEKFDGILFFSPSGVESYLTNNKIKNEICFCVGNTTAKTLELNKVKNIVIAETPTIEEVIEEVIEYYKTEGI from the coding sequence ATGAGTCAAACAAGCATTTTATCAACCAAAACATTGTCAGACGAGCAAAGGCAAGCATTTCTTGCGGCTAATTTTGATCTTTTAGAACAAGATTTTATCGAAATTAAAAACAACCTTTTTGAACTGAACACCATAAATACTAATTTGATTTTCAGTAGCCAAAATGCGGTTTTGAGTTTAATGGAACAAAACGGTTGGGAAGCTCTTAAAACCAAAAGTGTGTTTTGTGTAGGTATTAAAACCAAAGATTTACTGGAACTTAACGGTTTTAAAGTAGATGTTTACATGGATTACGCCTCAGAATTAGCGGAAATCATCACCTTAATTTACAACAAGGAAAGCTATACTTTTTTAAGCGGAAACTTACGTAAGGAAACATTACCGCAAGCCTTAAAAAACGAGGGAATAACTTTTAATGAAATCGAAGTGTATCAAACCAAGTTGGCACCTTTTAAAATATCTGACCAAGAAAAATTTGATGGGATTCTATTTTTTAGCCCATCTGGTGTGGAGAGTTATTTGACAAACAATAAAATCAAAAATGAAATTTGCTTTTGCGTGGGTAATACTACAGCCAAAACATTAGAATTAAATAAAGTTAAAAACATTGTAATTGCCGAAACACCAACCATCGAAGAGGTGATCGAGGAAGTTATAGAATATTATAAAACGGAGGGCATCTAG
- the hemA gene encoding glutamyl-tRNA reductase translates to MENNNTSKHHYFYAVGLSYKKADAEIRGKFSLDAAAKTRLLEQAKTEGIESLIVTSTCNRTEIYGFAEHPFQLIKLICENSQGSVEAFQKVGFVYKNQEAISHMFRVGTGLDSQILGDFEIISQIKTSFIQSKSFGLANTFLERLVNAVIQASKKIKTDTEISSGATSVSFASVQYIIKNVEDIGNKNILLFGTGKIGRNTCENLVKHTKNEHITLINRTKDKAEKLAGKLNLIVKDYSELHLELQKADVVVVATGAQNPTVDKAILNLKKPLLILDLSIPKNVNEDVMDIEGVTLIHMDYLSQMTDETLENRKKHIPAAEAIIEEIKEEFITWTKGRKFAPTIHALKAKLNAIKISELDFQSKKLLNFNEEQAEIISNRIIQKITTHFANHLKDDDTMVDESIEWIEKVFKIGATAK, encoded by the coding sequence ATGGAAAACAATAACACATCAAAGCATCATTATTTTTACGCAGTTGGATTGAGCTATAAAAAAGCAGATGCTGAGATTAGAGGTAAGTTTAGTTTAGATGCCGCGGCAAAAACGCGTTTACTGGAACAAGCTAAGACCGAAGGAATAGAGAGTTTAATAGTTACTTCAACCTGCAACCGTACTGAAATCTATGGTTTTGCAGAACACCCTTTTCAATTAATAAAACTAATTTGTGAAAACAGTCAAGGTTCTGTGGAAGCATTTCAAAAAGTTGGTTTTGTTTATAAAAATCAAGAAGCAATCAGTCACATGTTTCGAGTAGGAACAGGTTTAGACAGTCAAATTCTGGGTGATTTCGAAATCATTTCTCAAATAAAAACCAGTTTTATCCAATCAAAATCTTTCGGATTAGCCAATACTTTTTTGGAGAGATTGGTCAATGCTGTAATCCAAGCCAGCAAAAAGATAAAAACAGATACGGAGATTAGTTCTGGTGCCACTTCGGTTTCTTTTGCTTCTGTTCAGTATATTATCAAGAATGTGGAAGATATTGGTAATAAAAATATTCTATTGTTTGGAACTGGAAAAATTGGTAGAAATACGTGTGAAAATTTGGTAAAACATACTAAAAACGAGCACATTACTTTAATCAACAGAACCAAAGATAAAGCCGAAAAATTAGCCGGAAAACTGAATTTAATTGTAAAAGATTATTCAGAACTGCATCTGGAATTACAAAAAGCAGATGTTGTAGTCGTTGCTACCGGAGCACAAAACCCTACGGTTGACAAAGCAATTCTGAATTTGAAAAAACCATTGTTGATTTTGGATTTGTCTATTCCAAAAAATGTCAATGAGGACGTGATGGATATAGAAGGAGTGACGTTAATTCACATGGATTATTTGTCTCAAATGACAGATGAAACTTTAGAAAATAGAAAAAAACACATTCCCGCTGCGGAAGCGATTATTGAAGAAATAAAAGAAGAATTTATTACTTGGACGAAAGGCAGAAAATTTGCTCCGACAATCCATGCTTTGAAAGCAAAATTGAATGCTATAAAAATTTCAGAATTGGATTTCCAAAGCAAAAAGCTTCTAAATTTCAATGAAGAACAAGCTGAAATTATCAGCAATAGAATTATCCAAAAAATAACAACTCACTTTGCCAATCATTTGAAAGATGACGATACTATGGTGGACGAAAGTATCGAATGGATTGAAAAAGTCTTCAAGATTGGCGCTACAGCGAAATAA
- a CDS encoding ATP-binding protein produces the protein MLENFKMSMLSLRIRIFLSMIVLIIMASVLLASISIIQFKNEAKEYHQERLEKKEDAIKEHINYVLSTTTYPLKTENLGLIFKDKIHELAQIHGIEINIYSLDGKLLKSSKESFSVDKVSPPVPKYILKLVRSSIEKRYVDIKTIDGIKNRSSYSQIKDDKFKPLGVLNLPYVEDNGFYENELNSFLIRLGQVYSFMLIVAFALAYFLSTYITKSLKTISDKLSETSLNQKNEKIVLEASSKEINLLIEAYNGMVDKLEKSAVKLAQSEREEAWREMAKQVAHEIKNPLTPMRLTVQSFQRKFDPNDTDIKQKMKDYSETLIQQIDTMSAVASAFSNFASMPAQQNETLNVVNVVDLALDIFNEEYIVFKSDSPEIISKIDRTQLIRIITNLVKNAIQAIPENQQNKAILVTIQKELNNVLITVADNGIGIQPEDISRIFEPKFTTKSSGMGLGLGIIKNIIENYKGTITFETEFGKGTTFTVSLPIINS, from the coding sequence ATGCTAGAGAACTTTAAAATGTCGATGCTTTCCTTACGAATCAGGATTTTCCTTTCCATGATTGTATTGATTATTATGGCGTCCGTTTTATTAGCTTCAATTTCGATTATACAATTTAAAAACGAAGCCAAAGAATACCACCAAGAACGCTTAGAAAAAAAAGAAGATGCGATAAAAGAACACATCAATTACGTGCTTTCTACCACAACGTATCCTTTGAAAACGGAAAACTTAGGATTAATTTTTAAAGATAAAATCCACGAACTAGCGCAAATTCATGGTATTGAAATCAATATTTACAGTCTCGACGGAAAACTGTTGAAATCCTCTAAGGAATCTTTTTCAGTAGATAAAGTGTCGCCTCCCGTCCCAAAATATATTCTGAAATTAGTTCGGTCTTCCATTGAAAAAAGATATGTTGACATTAAAACTATAGATGGAATAAAGAATCGATCGTCTTACAGCCAGATAAAAGATGATAAATTCAAACCTCTCGGGGTTTTGAATTTGCCTTATGTGGAAGATAATGGTTTTTACGAAAATGAATTAAACAGTTTCCTGATTCGCTTAGGCCAAGTGTATTCCTTTATGTTAATTGTGGCTTTTGCTTTGGCTTATTTTCTTTCGACTTATATCACTAAATCTTTGAAAACGATTTCAGACAAGTTGAGCGAAACCAGTTTGAATCAAAAAAACGAAAAAATTGTATTAGAAGCCAGCAGCAAAGAAATAAATCTGTTGATAGAAGCATACAACGGAATGGTAGATAAACTGGAAAAAAGCGCTGTAAAACTAGCGCAAAGCGAACGTGAAGAGGCTTGGCGCGAAATGGCAAAACAAGTCGCCCATGAGATCAAGAATCCGCTGACGCCAATGCGATTGACGGTGCAAAGTTTTCAAAGAAAATTTGACCCAAATGATACCGATATAAAGCAGAAAATGAAAGATTACTCGGAGACGTTAATCCAACAAATTGATACGATGAGTGCCGTTGCGTCAGCTTTTTCTAATTTTGCTTCCATGCCGGCACAACAGAATGAAACATTGAACGTCGTTAATGTAGTTGATTTGGCATTGGATATTTTCAACGAAGAGTATATTGTTTTTAAAAGCGATTCGCCTGAAATTATTTCTAAAATAGACCGAACCCAACTCATTCGAATCATTACCAATTTAGTTAAAAATGCCATTCAAGCTATTCCTGAAAATCAACAAAACAAAGCAATACTTGTTACCATACAAAAAGAGCTGAACAACGTCTTGATTACCGTTGCGGATAACGGAATCGGGATTCAACCGGAAGATATCAGTCGCATATTCGAACCAAAATTCACCACTAAAAGCAGCGGAATGGGTCTTGGTCTCGGTATTATTAAAAACATTATCGAAAATTATAAAGGAACGATTACCTTTGAAACTGAATTTGGAAAAGGGACTACTTTTACAGTTTCCCTTCCAATAATTAACTCCTAA